From a single Acidimicrobiales bacterium genomic region:
- a CDS encoding ferredoxin, with amino-acid sequence MTAEPKYRVSVDPEKCQGHNRCYSLAPELFDVDDLGMASARGDGVVPPELLDKAHKAVANCPEYAVNLEEVQP; translated from the coding sequence GTGACTGCAGAACCCAAGTACAGGGTGTCAGTGGACCCCGAGAAGTGCCAGGGCCACAACCGGTGCTACAGCCTGGCACCCGAGTTGTTCGACGTGGACGACCTCGGTATGGCATCGGCTCGAGGCGACGGAGTCGTCCCACCCGAGCTGCTGGACAAAGCGCACAAGGCGGTGGCCAACTGCCCCGAATACGCCGTGAACCTGGAGGAGGTGCAGCCGTGA
- a CDS encoding cytochrome P450, protein MTSRHAPVTDWTRDFDHTDSTWVADPYPIWQELRGSCPVAHSDRYGGVWLPTTHEYVSEVAYDTEHFTSRSVVVSEIRPGPEDLPAPIGIAPPITSDPPFHSIARRMLLPAFGPKPVAALEPFTRDLCRDLLDRTAGLKEFDAALEYTRHIPVRVIVGMLGFPQEDADIFRKFIQQVLEDVDQSPEDRQTTLERGEIDAYMDAQIDDHLAHPRDDLTSFLLQAEIDGNKLAREHVRGTMVLLMVAGIDTTWSAIGASLWHLAQNPPDRKRLVSEPDLMGTAIEEFLRVYAPVTMARLVAQDCDFHGQQLKEGDWLLLPFPSANRDPAAFEDPDVVRLDREHNRHAAFGLGIHRCLGSNLARMELRVALEEWLARYPDFELSDPAGVKWSAGQVRGPRALPLRIL, encoded by the coding sequence GTGACCAGCCGCCACGCGCCCGTGACCGATTGGACCCGGGACTTCGACCACACCGACTCCACCTGGGTCGCCGACCCGTACCCCATATGGCAGGAGCTCCGAGGTAGCTGCCCGGTCGCGCACAGCGACCGCTACGGCGGGGTGTGGCTTCCGACCACCCACGAGTACGTCTCCGAGGTCGCCTACGACACCGAGCACTTCACCTCGCGCTCAGTGGTGGTCAGCGAGATCCGTCCCGGTCCCGAGGACCTTCCCGCCCCGATCGGGATCGCCCCGCCGATCACGTCGGACCCGCCATTTCACAGCATCGCCCGGCGCATGCTTCTTCCGGCGTTCGGGCCCAAGCCGGTAGCAGCGCTGGAACCGTTCACCCGCGACCTCTGCCGGGACCTCCTCGACAGGACCGCCGGCTTGAAGGAGTTCGACGCCGCGCTCGAGTACACCCGCCACATCCCCGTCCGCGTCATCGTCGGCATGCTGGGTTTCCCCCAGGAGGACGCCGACATCTTCCGCAAGTTCATACAGCAGGTCCTCGAGGACGTCGACCAGTCGCCTGAGGATCGCCAGACCACCCTCGAGCGGGGTGAGATCGACGCGTACATGGACGCACAGATCGACGATCACCTGGCGCACCCGCGCGACGACCTCACGTCTTTCCTGCTGCAAGCTGAGATCGACGGCAACAAGCTGGCGCGCGAGCACGTGCGCGGCACGATGGTTCTCCTCATGGTCGCGGGCATCGACACGACGTGGTCCGCGATCGGCGCCTCGCTGTGGCATCTCGCCCAGAACCCCCCGGACCGCAAGCGGCTGGTGTCGGAGCCGGACCTGATGGGCACCGCTATAGAGGAGTTCCTGCGCGTCTACGCGCCGGTCACGATGGCAAGACTGGTTGCGCAGGATTGCGACTTCCACGGGCAGCAGTTGAAAGAGGGAGACTGGTTGTTGCTCCCGTTCCCTTCAGCCAACAGAGACCCCGCCGCCTTCGAGGATCCCGACGTCGTCCGTCTCGATCGTGAACACAACCGTCACGCCGCGTTCGGATTGGGGATCCACCGCTGCCTGGGCTCGAACCTCGCGCGCATGGAACTGCGCGTAGCGCTCGAGGAATGGTTGGCGCGCTATCCCGACTTCGAGCTGTCGGATCCCGCCGGCGTGAAGTGGTCGGCCGGGCAGGTGCGCGGACCCCGCGCTCTACCCCTCAGAATCCTGTAG